In Lachnospiraceae bacterium, one DNA window encodes the following:
- a CDS encoding DUF4241 domain-containing protein, with protein MAEKELAVCDECGSLFFKGSSQMMGLCPECAHILYGYPNCDHHFQNGRCVNCYWDGSKSVYIKKQNQQEETDMPTTEWLNKYEAIKNKLTCKDDLEAHFTEKVIGNMAVDVLDIGVVHFPTGQIFACDPLVELEDTLPFLQTIPAGTYPVKICVVPSEQYGDRYACVKLEVSQEKPVRYELGMVGNENLDAALGDDDYFGFGVDAGMGCIADIQTQAAFRTYWAKRLEEDPDIDPYNDLFCDLLEENVKAHPKYQGEYGDWLNWTVPDTDCNLPIFSSGWGDGYYPVYFGYDAKGEVCAVYVRFIDIEASYQEQD; from the coding sequence ATGGCAGAAAAAGAACTGGCCGTTTGTGATGAGTGCGGCAGCCTGTTTTTCAAAGGCTCCTCACAGATGATGGGACTGTGCCCGGAATGTGCCCATATTCTCTATGGCTACCCGAATTGTGACCATCATTTCCAGAATGGCCGGTGTGTGAACTGCTACTGGGACGGCTCAAAGAGTGTGTACATCAAGAAACAGAATCAACAGGAGGAAACTGATATGCCTACAACTGAATGGCTGAACAAATACGAAGCAATCAAGAACAAACTGACCTGTAAAGATGACTTAGAGGCCCATTTCACAGAGAAAGTGATTGGGAACATGGCGGTGGATGTACTGGACATCGGTGTCGTCCATTTCCCTACCGGGCAGATCTTCGCCTGTGATCCGCTGGTGGAGCTGGAGGACACTCTGCCCTTCCTTCAAACGATCCCCGCTGGAACTTATCCCGTGAAAATCTGCGTGGTGCCCAGCGAACAATACGGCGACCGCTACGCCTGCGTCAAGCTGGAGGTTTCTCAGGAAAAGCCTGTCCGATATGAGCTGGGTATGGTGGGCAACGAGAATCTGGACGCGGCGCTGGGAGATGACGACTACTTCGGTTTCGGCGTAGACGCCGGAATGGGCTGTATTGCGGACATCCAGACCCAGGCGGCCTTCAGGACCTACTGGGCCAAGCGTTTGGAAGAAGACCCGGACATCGACCCCTACAACGACCTGTTCTGCGATCTCCTGGAGGAAAACGTCAAAGCCCACCCCAAATATCAGGGAGAGTACGGCGACTGGCTCAACTGGACAGTGCCGGACACGGACTGCAATCTGCCCATCTTCTCCTCTGGCTGGGGTGACGGTTACTATCCCGTCTACTTTGGCTATGATGCAAAAGGCGAAGTCTGCGCCGTGTATGTGCGCTTCATCGACATTGAAGCCAGTTATCAAGAACAGGATTAA
- a CDS encoding DUF5713 family protein: MKAFDPNYKLLDEMYQDNYYPAFLVDKVKDELQKVIDLLENGETDTEVVQETLDEAVCGINDLQEEFDEHDSEIETVARECIAATVAYILEWFGIPIDTEEAIRERDW; the protein is encoded by the coding sequence ATGAAAGCATTTGACCCCAATTACAAACTGCTGGACGAGATGTATCAGGACAATTACTATCCTGCTTTTTTGGTAGACAAGGTAAAGGACGAGCTTCAGAAGGTCATCGACCTGCTGGAGAACGGCGAAACCGATACCGAAGTGGTGCAGGAAACGCTGGATGAGGCGGTCTGCGGCATCAATGATCTCCAGGAGGAGTTTGACGAGCACGACAGCGAGATCGAAACGGTGGCACGGGAATGTATCGCGGCAACCGTGGCCTACATTCTGGAGTGGTTTGGCATCCCCATTGACACCGAAGAGGCCATCCGGGAACGGGACTGGTGA
- a CDS encoding DKNYY domain-containing protein: MKQDFTIWRNQILQNPQNISPLKFGISQDEIIEIFGNPDVVSTMRSDGKPLILKYHDIELHFDRKAPHGLYLVYSDDEIELSITDHHEEPLQPITSTEPVDNEFFLQDEAVYFSGLYENSLLNGVAPKDFCYWHYWGKSSTACFLGGIRLRGADPASFRVLNYAYAMDKTAVYTTSGRIPGADLADFQVLDNGQNDSGAPQGYAKDSRQVYFHNGDGKVKIIKSAEVSSFLSLGDTYFARDEKRIYAYGKQLPKADLPSWELLSHWYSRDAKRVYYLNREIKGADRDSFTVCTPLDAPPLADHLARDKDHFYQNDEMIEEPLWREQLRKMTQEP; encoded by the coding sequence ATGAAACAGGATTTTACTATTTGGCGCAATCAAATATTGCAGAATCCCCAGAACATTTCACCGCTGAAATTCGGAATATCGCAGGATGAGATCATAGAAATCTTCGGGAATCCCGATGTCGTTTCCACCATGAGAAGCGACGGGAAACCTTTGATCCTCAAATATCATGACATTGAACTGCATTTCGATAGAAAGGCCCCTCATGGGCTCTACTTAGTTTATAGCGACGACGAGATCGAACTGAGCATAACAGATCATCACGAAGAACCGCTACAACCAATCACCAGCACAGAGCCGGTGGACAATGAGTTTTTCCTTCAAGATGAGGCCGTTTATTTCTCCGGCCTATATGAAAACAGCCTGCTCAATGGTGTTGCGCCCAAAGACTTCTGCTACTGGCATTACTGGGGCAAATCCTCTACGGCCTGCTTTCTCGGCGGAATTCGCCTGCGTGGAGCAGACCCGGCATCGTTTCGGGTGTTAAACTATGCCTATGCCATGGATAAAACAGCCGTCTACACCACCAGCGGGAGAATCCCAGGTGCAGATCTGGCAGACTTCCAGGTATTAGACAATGGCCAGAACGATTCGGGTGCGCCCCAGGGATATGCAAAGGACAGCCGACAGGTCTACTTCCACAACGGAGACGGCAAGGTGAAGATCATTAAAAGCGCGGAAGTTTCCTCTTTCCTCTCGTTGGGCGACACCTATTTTGCCAGGGACGAGAAACGGATCTATGCTTACGGTAAACAGCTTCCCAAGGCGGATCTGCCCTCATGGGAATTGCTCAGTCACTGGTATTCCCGCGATGCCAAGCGGGTGTACTACCTCAACCGGGAGATCAAGGGGGCGGATCGAGACAGTTTCACCGTATGCACCCCGCTGGACGCACCTCCGCTCGCTGACCATTTGGCCCGCGACAAAGATCACTTTTACCAAAATGATGAGATGATTGAAGAACCGCTGTGGCGGGAACAGCTACGCAAAATGACCCAAGAACCGTAA
- a CDS encoding DUF4259 domain-containing protein, translating into MGAWGIKALERDEGLDVLDILKNEYVPEHPVMDLGEMIELMKEEVMLGSDFSQIDFLFDNTAMALAELYFQWKDNGKLDYDHEEAVWDKVTGFTASKEALAFLLRQLTDIKNEVPDEDGIREIVDLWKNEDSGEIAPAWLEHLNQLIDRLDSEQEA; encoded by the coding sequence ATGGGAGCATGGGGCATAAAAGCATTAGAGCGTGACGAAGGGCTGGATGTACTGGACATCCTCAAAAATGAATATGTACCGGAGCATCCGGTAATGGATCTGGGCGAGATGATCGAACTGATGAAAGAGGAAGTCATGCTGGGATCTGACTTCTCACAAATCGACTTCCTCTTTGACAATACTGCGATGGCTCTGGCGGAGCTGTATTTCCAATGGAAGGATAACGGCAAGCTGGACTACGATCATGAAGAAGCTGTATGGGATAAAGTCACCGGTTTCACAGCATCCAAAGAAGCACTTGCTTTCCTGCTGCGGCAGCTCACCGACATCAAAAACGAGGTGCCGGACGAGGACGGCATCCGTGAGATTGTGGATCTTTGGAAGAACGAGGACAGCGGTGAGATCGCTCCTGCGTGGTTGGAACACTTGAATCAGCTCATTGATCGACTGGATTCAGAACAGGAGGCGTGA
- a CDS encoding immunity 51 family protein, with product MKDLCQYGNRPEDEWEILPWIPDPRPPFKIWAKPEQIAPFFLIPHHPYAISLLLKISDGFRTEEFRRLGLIGSSEDWERLVRGVIQEFEENNSGVDLFHFDSDEDVFCVYSQYIDDLMLLSKMIRAACDNEKTMGMYLNMSEVAKA from the coding sequence ATGAAAGACCTTTGCCAATACGGAAACCGACCGGAGGACGAATGGGAAATCTTGCCCTGGATACCAGACCCGCGCCCGCCCTTCAAAATTTGGGCGAAGCCGGAGCAGATCGCGCCATTCTTTCTCATTCCCCACCACCCCTATGCGATCTCCCTTCTGCTGAAAATCAGTGACGGATTCCGGACAGAGGAATTCCGACGGCTGGGACTGATCGGCAGCAGCGAGGATTGGGAGCGGCTTGTCCGGGGCGTGATCCAGGAGTTCGAGGAAAACAACAGCGGCGTGGATCTGTTTCACTTCGACTCCGACGAAGATGTGTTCTGCGTGTACTCCCAATACATCGATGACCTGATGCTGCTGTCCAAAATGATCCGGGCGGCCTGTGACAATGAAAAAACGATGGGGATGTATCTGAACATGAGCGAGGTTGCGAAAGCATGA
- a CDS encoding SMI1/KNR4 family protein, giving the protein MLCEGNTMHDMNLEKNRSKIQTAYKVSPFTKGTCPEPEDAVKRFESRYTPIPAEYRWLLLNFGGCYLAEPWIFTLKELEEAYPIFQEAYEDYMSEYDHGPTFPIGGLGDGSIVFIDLESGRVRGYNCDYADLEEIAENFSSLLLGLVEQALELGNLCKEL; this is encoded by the coding sequence ATGCTCTGTGAGGGAAATACAATGCATGACATGAATTTGGAAAAAAACCGCAGTAAAATTCAAACTGCTTATAAAGTAAGCCCCTTCACAAAGGGTACCTGCCCAGAACCGGAGGATGCTGTGAAACGATTTGAAAGCAGGTATACTCCCATCCCCGCAGAGTACCGCTGGCTACTTTTGAACTTCGGCGGCTGCTATTTGGCGGAGCCGTGGATCTTCACACTGAAAGAGTTGGAAGAAGCCTACCCGATTTTTCAAGAGGCTTATGAGGATTACATGAGCGAATATGACCACGGCCCCACCTTTCCAATCGGAGGATTGGGTGACGGGAGTATCGTATTTATCGACTTAGAGAGCGGCAGAGTCCGGGGCTATAACTGTGACTATGCCGATCTGGAGGAGATTGCCGAGAATTTTTCCAGCCTGCTCCTGGGCCTTGTGGAACAGGCATTGGAACTGGGAAACCTGTGCAAAGAATTGTGA
- a CDS encoding SUKH-3 domain-containing protein: MIKERVPISGDLQSKVKQLMEYAGWYEGRSVDISIAEKYYADHGVPMMKTTQRFYRKYFGLCCEWYLAQKKLKWAADFEFALFPYLVNGIKNHLEDAYFRDMSGCELAEIEQAAGQKCQPIGHIGYYYPAEVWISEYGKLYAKYEYQDEIECFPDVFALIERELRQCNFDSAAMKTVEALDGKL, translated from the coding sequence ATGATTAAAGAACGCGTCCCCATTTCTGGCGATCTCCAAAGCAAGGTCAAGCAGCTGATGGAGTACGCCGGATGGTACGAGGGCCGCAGTGTGGATATTTCCATTGCGGAGAAGTATTACGCCGATCATGGCGTCCCGATGATGAAGACCACCCAGCGGTTTTACCGCAAGTATTTCGGCCTGTGCTGTGAGTGGTACCTGGCGCAGAAAAAGCTGAAATGGGCGGCGGATTTTGAGTTTGCGTTGTTCCCTTACCTGGTCAACGGGATCAAAAACCATTTGGAGGACGCCTATTTCCGGGATATGTCCGGCTGTGAGCTGGCGGAGATCGAGCAGGCAGCTGGTCAGAAGTGCCAGCCCATCGGTCATATCGGCTACTACTACCCAGCGGAGGTTTGGATCTCGGAGTATGGGAAACTGTATGCGAAATATGAGTATCAGGATGAGATCGAGTGCTTTCCAGATGTGTTTGCCCTAATCGAACGGGAACTGCGGCAGTGCAACTTTGATTCCGCTGCCATGAAAACGGTTGAGGCACTGGACGGAAAACTATGA
- a CDS encoding S6 modification enzyme RimK, which translates to MKELTTQTGIIVKCSKTAIEFFQNAQSVDFFSALEIPKEFQDIAVEFYDLILENDHPTALLGCRGNYDIAVQIDEVTGTMTGWHWFK; encoded by the coding sequence ATGAAAGAGTTGACCACTCAAACAGGGATTATAGTAAAATGCAGTAAAACGGCCATTGAATTTTTCCAAAATGCTCAATCAGTGGATTTCTTCTCTGCACTGGAGATTCCGAAGGAATTCCAAGACATAGCGGTTGAGTTTTATGATTTGATTCTGGAAAACGACCATCCTACAGCTTTGCTGGGCTGTCGCGGCAATTATGATATTGCGGTACAGATAGATGAAGTAACCGGCACCATGACGGGGTGGCATTGGTTCAAATGA